A single window of Nitrospiria bacterium DNA harbors:
- the secA gene encoding preprotein translocase subunit SecA, giving the protein MLGTLIRKVVGSKNERELKRLQPLVVKINEFENGISKLSDAELSTKTDEFRKRHFSGETLDDLLPEAFAVVREASKRTTGMRHFDVQLIGGMVLHEGKIAEMKTGEGKTLVATLPVYLNALSGKGVHVVTVNDYLAKRDSQWMGLIYRFLGLSVGIVQHDLGDQQRQEAYGCDVTYGTNNEFGFDYLRDNMKFDYQSYVQRDLNFAIVDEVDSILIDEARTPLIISGPTEESTEKYYQINQIIPRLAFEKDYSIDEKSKTAALTEEGNAKVEKLLGVENLYDISNISLVHHVLQALKAYTLFKRDVDYVIKEGEVIIVDEFTGRLMPGRRWSDGLHQAVEAKEGVKIANENQTLASITFQNYFRLYNKLSGMTGTADTEAAEFNKIYNLDVMVIPPNKQMIRKDFSDVIYKTEKEKFNAIVDEIVELNKKGQPVLVGTISIEKSEKLSGLIKKQGIKHSVLNAKFHEKEAEIISQAGRFEGVTIATNMAGRGTDILLGGNPEVLLKKEMDGKKEVSEGEREKVLKKIQEACELEKKEVIASGGLHIIATERHESRRIDNQLRGRSGRQGDPGSSRFYLSLEDDLLRIFGSERIASIMDRLGMEEGVPIEHRMVTRAIENAQKKVEAHNFDIRKQLIEYDDVMNKQREVIYDQRRQILKGENLKDEIFEMVEEVVEENLASFCDPNVYPEEWDRKGLAEAIALQFSVPFSEGQLQDETDSGLKGVIVQKIKEEYERREKEFGSSLMRYLEKMVMLRVVDTLWKDHLLAMDYLKEGIGLRGYGQKDPLVEYKREGFDLFSQMVQKIKSDVCEQIFRVQMVKETKTVGSMIPRAPALQFNRGEMAKPQTVHRDQRKVGRNDPCACGSGKKYKKCCGR; this is encoded by the coding sequence GTGTTAGGAACCCTAATCCGGAAAGTCGTTGGTAGCAAGAATGAGCGGGAGCTCAAAAGACTCCAGCCGCTCGTTGTAAAAATTAATGAGTTTGAAAATGGAATCTCCAAACTTTCTGATGCTGAATTATCGACCAAGACCGATGAATTCCGAAAACGGCATTTTTCAGGAGAGACCTTGGATGATCTTCTTCCGGAAGCGTTTGCGGTGGTACGGGAAGCTTCCAAACGAACCACGGGGATGCGGCATTTTGATGTGCAATTGATTGGGGGAATGGTCCTTCACGAAGGAAAAATTGCAGAAATGAAAACAGGAGAGGGAAAAACCCTAGTGGCTACCCTACCTGTATATCTTAACGCCCTTTCCGGGAAAGGGGTGCACGTGGTAACCGTCAATGATTATTTGGCAAAAAGGGATAGTCAATGGATGGGGTTGATTTACCGTTTCCTGGGTTTAAGTGTTGGAATTGTTCAACATGATTTGGGGGATCAGCAGCGGCAGGAGGCCTACGGCTGTGACGTCACCTATGGAACCAATAATGAATTCGGGTTCGACTACCTCCGGGACAATATGAAATTTGATTATCAATCCTATGTCCAAAGGGATTTGAATTTTGCCATCGTGGATGAGGTGGATAGTATTTTGATTGATGAGGCCAGAACCCCCTTAATTATTTCCGGACCCACGGAAGAGTCTACCGAAAAATATTACCAAATCAACCAAATCATTCCCCGTCTTGCGTTTGAAAAGGATTATTCCATTGATGAAAAATCCAAAACCGCGGCGTTAACGGAGGAGGGAAACGCAAAAGTTGAAAAACTTTTGGGGGTTGAAAACCTTTATGATATTTCAAATATTTCCCTGGTCCACCATGTATTGCAAGCCCTCAAAGCCTATACTCTTTTTAAAAGAGATGTGGATTATGTTATAAAAGAGGGTGAGGTGATTATCGTCGATGAATTTACAGGGAGGTTAATGCCCGGGCGGCGCTGGAGTGATGGCTTGCACCAGGCCGTTGAAGCCAAGGAGGGGGTGAAGATCGCCAATGAAAACCAAACTCTGGCCTCCATTACTTTTCAAAATTACTTCCGGCTTTACAATAAATTGAGCGGAATGACCGGCACGGCGGATACCGAAGCCGCTGAGTTTAACAAAATTTATAATCTGGATGTGATGGTTATTCCCCCGAATAAACAAATGATCCGAAAAGATTTCTCGGATGTTATCTACAAAACGGAAAAAGAAAAATTTAATGCCATTGTGGATGAAATTGTCGAATTAAACAAAAAGGGCCAACCTGTTTTGGTGGGAACGATTTCCATCGAGAAATCCGAAAAACTCAGCGGACTGATAAAGAAGCAAGGAATTAAACATTCTGTGTTGAATGCTAAATTTCATGAAAAAGAGGCCGAAATTATTTCCCAAGCAGGTCGCTTTGAGGGGGTGACCATTGCCACCAATATGGCGGGGCGTGGGACGGATATCCTGTTAGGGGGAAATCCTGAGGTTCTTCTAAAAAAGGAAATGGATGGGAAAAAAGAGGTGTCAGAGGGAGAAAGGGAAAAGGTTTTAAAGAAGATTCAAGAAGCATGCGAGCTGGAGAAGAAAGAAGTGATCGCATCTGGGGGCCTTCATATTATCGCAACCGAACGCCATGAAAGCCGGAGAATTGACAATCAGCTTCGAGGCCGTTCTGGACGTCAGGGAGATCCAGGATCTTCCCGATTTTATTTGTCTTTGGAAGATGATTTGCTCAGAATATTCGGGTCCGAAAGAATTGCAAGCATCATGGATCGATTGGGAATGGAAGAGGGTGTTCCCATAGAACATCGAATGGTTACCCGGGCCATTGAAAATGCCCAAAAAAAAGTTGAGGCTCACAATTTTGATATTCGGAAACAACTCATTGAATACGATGATGTAATGAACAAGCAACGGGAGGTGATCTATGACCAGAGACGACAAATCTTAAAGGGAGAGAACCTGAAGGATGAAATTTTTGAGATGGTCGAAGAGGTTGTGGAGGAAAACCTCGCCTCCTTTTGTGATCCCAATGTTTACCCTGAGGAATGGGATCGAAAAGGGTTGGCAGAAGCCATTGCCCTTCAATTTTCTGTTCCCTTTTCTGAAGGCCAACTTCAGGATGAAACCGATTCCGGGTTGAAGGGTGTCATTGTACAAAAGATTAAAGAGGAGTATGAACGAAGAGAAAAGGAGTTTGGATCCTCTTTAATGCGATACCTTGAAAAAATGGTCATGCTCCGTGTGGTGGATACCCTATGGAAAGATCATCTTCTGGCCATGGATTACCTAAAGGAGGGAATCGGGTTAAGGGGGTATGGGCAAAAAGATCCCTTGGTGGAATATAAACGGGAGGGATTTGATCTTTTCTCCCAAATGGTTCAAAAAATAAAATCTGATGTGTGTGAACAGATCTTCCGTGTGCAAATGGTGAAAGAAACCAAAACCGTTGGTTCAATGATACCGAGAGCCCCAGCTCTGCAATTTAATCGAGGGGAAATGGCTAAACCCCAGACCGTTCACCGAGATCAACGTAAAGTTGGGCGAAATGACCCTTGTGCATGTGGAAGTGGTAAAAAATACAAAAAATGCTGCGGCCGATAA
- a CDS encoding nitrilase-related carbon-nitrogen hydrolase: MKCAGIQMTCGPDIEANRKKACEMVQMAVESGADIVAFQEMFCLPWFPHEENKDHFHLAEELEGPTIQLFKRLALEKGIVLICPIFEKEGTQYYNSAVVIGPDGEIIGKYRKIHIPNLPFWQERFYFHSGDLGFPVFKTPFGSIGVLLSWDIFFPEGTRILALKGADLLFVPTSAAFASQQRWEKVICGNAISNNVYIFRINRVGREKEQHFYGKSFCVNPNGEMIAEPAGLKDAIVFAKVDLGEVQRSRAIWTFFRDRRPKEYGDLLKYEAGTEWPKSSLGQ; the protein is encoded by the coding sequence ATGAAATGTGCAGGAATTCAAATGACCTGTGGTCCTGATATTGAAGCCAATCGGAAAAAAGCGTGTGAAATGGTACAAATGGCCGTTGAAAGCGGTGCGGATATCGTGGCTTTTCAGGAAATGTTTTGTCTTCCATGGTTTCCCCATGAAGAAAATAAAGACCATTTCCATCTGGCGGAGGAGTTAGAGGGACCCACGATTCAACTGTTTAAACGTTTAGCACTTGAAAAAGGGATTGTATTAATTTGTCCCATCTTTGAAAAAGAAGGGACTCAGTACTATAATTCCGCCGTCGTAATTGGGCCGGATGGTGAAATAATTGGAAAGTACCGAAAAATCCACATTCCCAACCTTCCCTTTTGGCAAGAACGATTTTATTTTCATTCTGGTGACCTGGGTTTTCCTGTTTTTAAAACTCCTTTTGGTTCCATCGGGGTCTTGCTCAGCTGGGATATTTTTTTCCCAGAGGGTACAAGAATCCTTGCGCTCAAAGGAGCAGACCTCTTATTTGTTCCTACTTCTGCTGCTTTTGCTTCTCAGCAGCGGTGGGAAAAGGTTATTTGTGGAAATGCCATTTCCAATAATGTGTATATCTTTAGAATTAACCGGGTGGGACGTGAAAAAGAGCAGCATTTCTACGGGAAAAGTTTTTGTGTAAACCCGAACGGTGAGATGATTGCTGAGCCTGCGGGTTTAAAAGACGCAATCGTATTTGCAAAGGTTGATTTAGGAGAGGTTCAGAGATCCAGGGCGATTTGGACTTTTTTCCGGGACCGACGTCCCAAAGAATATGGAGATCTTTTGAAATATGAAGCGGGAACAGAATGGCCCAAGTCTTCGCTTGGCCAATGA